Proteins found in one Passer domesticus isolate bPasDom1 chromosome 16, bPasDom1.hap1, whole genome shotgun sequence genomic segment:
- the ARHGAP40 gene encoding rho GTPase-activating protein 40 isoform X2 — MDKCGSRMGSGGMARPRGVLAPVRAASCAQLLSSRHCPWKMNQLPPKSAVASPVSESTNSRVEALDNLSMDSFWLEVENIKQSAEAEQEECSLADVKTQEEGEAEAEWLQDAGLSELLGDPAVDKDNLVLLSTLTRTQAAAVQRRLDTYSRSRRRRNKPPVRDVRDVFAVGSSQDTAAEKEESSPDPLWHNLRTSNTQRTETQDYSCTVRNPGKEEVFNMDVAYSEQAAVLLKGSFLSESRKLKDGNALTRFKIPKGRLGVTRIGDLSAQDMKKIPTLALIELTALCDILGFELKRNKAAKLKTTEKRLFGVPLNTLLENDQKLLPNTKVPLLLQALLSCLEKRGLETEGILRVSGSQTRIKSLEQKLERDFYSGLFRWDDVHQNDVSGLLKRFIRELPAPLLTAEYLPAFAAVQNIPDLKQRLQALNLLILILPESNRNTLKALLEFLSKVVAREKNNKMNLWNVSTVMAPNLFMHKGLPNKIPEGKEKQLAEGAADVVRMMIHYQDLLWTVSSFLVAQVRKLNESNSKRYQFCDRRIKNLLRKIHTDKDKVEKNQGEPSKVVKVHASLLLKDSLEVHLNNATRVADVLKQFQKNLGQNGWNIVNTVNLLKCNNSTECTNLLLYEVGGNIGEHCLDPDTYLLDLYHINPHAEWIIKQNPSCPRMF; from the exons CAGACATTGCCCTTGGAAAATGAACCAGCTTCCTCCAAAGAGTGCTGTGGCATCCCCGGTGTCAGAGAGCACGAATTCCAGGGTAGAGGCTTTGGACAACTTGTCAATGGACAGTTTTTGGCTGGAAGTGGAGAACATTAAACAGAGCGCTGAAGCGGAGCAGGAGGAATGCAGCCTTGCAGATGTCAAAACACAGGAGG AGGGAGAAGCCGAGGCCGAGTGGCTGCAGGACGCGGGGCTGTCCGAGCTGCTCGGGGACCCTGCGGTGGACAAGGACAACCTGGTGCTGCTGTCCACGCTGACCAGGACGCAGGCGGCGGCCGTGCAGCGCCGGCTGGACACCTACTCCCGCTCGCGCCGCAGGAGGAACAAGCCCCCCGTGCGCGACGTGCGCGACGTCTTCGCCGTGGGCAGCTCCCAG gacacagcagcagagaaagaggAGTCCAGCCCAGATCCACTGTGGCACAATCTACGGACTTCAAACACCCAGAGAA CAGAAACCCAGGATTATTCCTGCACAGTTCGAAACCCTGGGAAGGAGGAGGTGTTCAACATGGATGTTGCATACTCAGAGCAAGCAGCTGTTCTGCTCAAGGGATCCTTCCTGTCTGAATCCAGGAAGTTAAAGGATGGAAATGCTCTAACA AGATTTAAGATCCCCAAGGGCAGACTAGGAGTGACCAGGATTGGAGATCTGTCAGCTCAGGACATGAAGAAGATCCCCACACTGGCCCTCATTGAGCTTACAGCTCTCTGTGATATCCTGGGCTTTGAGCTGAAGAgaaacaaagcagcaaaactgaaaacaacAG AGAAAAGACTCTTTGGAGTTCCACTCAACACCCTGTTGGAAAACGACCAAAAGCTGCTGCCCAACACCAAGGTCCCTCTGCTACTCCAGGCT CTGCTGtcctgcctggagaagagaggacTCGAAACAGAGGGCATCCTGAGAGTTTCTGGGTCCCAGACCAGAATTAAG AGCCTGGAACAGAAGCTGGAAAGGGACTTCTACAGTGGCCTGTTCCGCTGGGACGACGTCCACCAGAACGACGTGTCGGGGCTGCTGAAGAGATTCATCCGCGAgctgccggccccgctgctgACAGCAGAGTACCTGCCTGCCTTTGCTGCTGTTCAGA ATATTCCAGACCTGAAGCAAAGATTGCAAGCTCTAAACCTCCTGATCCTGATTCTGCCAGAGTCCAACAGAAACACTCTGAAG GCCCTTCTTGAGTTTCTCAGCAAGGTGGttgccagggaaaaaaacaacaaaatgaaTCTCTGGAACGTTTCCACAGTCATGGCCCCAAACCTCTTCATGCACAAGGGGCTGCCCAACAAGATCCCCGAGGGGAAGGAGAAGCAGCTGGCGGAGGGGGCGGCTGACGTGGTGCGGATGATGATCCATTACCAGGATCTGCTCTGGACA GTCTCCTCTTTTCTGGTGGCTCAGGTGAGAAAGCTGAATGAGAGCAACAGCAAAAGGTACCAGTTCTGTGACAGGCGGATTAAAAATCTGCTGCGGAAGATTCACACTGATAAAGACAAGGTGGAGAAGAACCAGGGAGAG CCTTCTAAGGTTGTGAAAGTCCACGCATCACTCCTCCTGAAGGACTCTCTGGAGGTGCACTTGAACAATGCCACCAGGGTTGCTGATGTCTTGAAGCAGTTTCAGAAGAACCTGGGCCAGAATGGCTGGAATATTGTCAACACTGTCAACCTCCTCAAGTG TAACAACTCCACAGAGTGCACAAACTTGCTCCTGTATGAAGTAGGAGGCAATATTG GTGAACATTGCCTGGACCCAGACACTTACCTCTTGGACTTGTACCACATCAACCCCCATGCTGAGTGGATAATTAAGCAAAACCCATCTTGCCCTCGGATGTTCTAA
- the ARHGAP40 gene encoding rho GTPase-activating protein 40 isoform X1, giving the protein MDKCGSRMGSGGMARPRGVLAPVRAASCAQLLSSSRHCPWKMNQLPPKSAVASPVSESTNSRVEALDNLSMDSFWLEVENIKQSAEAEQEECSLADVKTQEEGEAEAEWLQDAGLSELLGDPAVDKDNLVLLSTLTRTQAAAVQRRLDTYSRSRRRRNKPPVRDVRDVFAVGSSQDTAAEKEESSPDPLWHNLRTSNTQRTETQDYSCTVRNPGKEEVFNMDVAYSEQAAVLLKGSFLSESRKLKDGNALTRFKIPKGRLGVTRIGDLSAQDMKKIPTLALIELTALCDILGFELKRNKAAKLKTTEKRLFGVPLNTLLENDQKLLPNTKVPLLLQALLSCLEKRGLETEGILRVSGSQTRIKSLEQKLERDFYSGLFRWDDVHQNDVSGLLKRFIRELPAPLLTAEYLPAFAAVQNIPDLKQRLQALNLLILILPESNRNTLKALLEFLSKVVAREKNNKMNLWNVSTVMAPNLFMHKGLPNKIPEGKEKQLAEGAADVVRMMIHYQDLLWTVSSFLVAQVRKLNESNSKRYQFCDRRIKNLLRKIHTDKDKVEKNQGEPSKVVKVHASLLLKDSLEVHLNNATRVADVLKQFQKNLGQNGWNIVNTVNLLKCNNSTECTNLLLYEVGGNIGEHCLDPDTYLLDLYHINPHAEWIIKQNPSCPRMF; this is encoded by the exons CAGCAGACATTGCCCTTGGAAAATGAACCAGCTTCCTCCAAAGAGTGCTGTGGCATCCCCGGTGTCAGAGAGCACGAATTCCAGGGTAGAGGCTTTGGACAACTTGTCAATGGACAGTTTTTGGCTGGAAGTGGAGAACATTAAACAGAGCGCTGAAGCGGAGCAGGAGGAATGCAGCCTTGCAGATGTCAAAACACAGGAGG AGGGAGAAGCCGAGGCCGAGTGGCTGCAGGACGCGGGGCTGTCCGAGCTGCTCGGGGACCCTGCGGTGGACAAGGACAACCTGGTGCTGCTGTCCACGCTGACCAGGACGCAGGCGGCGGCCGTGCAGCGCCGGCTGGACACCTACTCCCGCTCGCGCCGCAGGAGGAACAAGCCCCCCGTGCGCGACGTGCGCGACGTCTTCGCCGTGGGCAGCTCCCAG gacacagcagcagagaaagaggAGTCCAGCCCAGATCCACTGTGGCACAATCTACGGACTTCAAACACCCAGAGAA CAGAAACCCAGGATTATTCCTGCACAGTTCGAAACCCTGGGAAGGAGGAGGTGTTCAACATGGATGTTGCATACTCAGAGCAAGCAGCTGTTCTGCTCAAGGGATCCTTCCTGTCTGAATCCAGGAAGTTAAAGGATGGAAATGCTCTAACA AGATTTAAGATCCCCAAGGGCAGACTAGGAGTGACCAGGATTGGAGATCTGTCAGCTCAGGACATGAAGAAGATCCCCACACTGGCCCTCATTGAGCTTACAGCTCTCTGTGATATCCTGGGCTTTGAGCTGAAGAgaaacaaagcagcaaaactgaaaacaacAG AGAAAAGACTCTTTGGAGTTCCACTCAACACCCTGTTGGAAAACGACCAAAAGCTGCTGCCCAACACCAAGGTCCCTCTGCTACTCCAGGCT CTGCTGtcctgcctggagaagagaggacTCGAAACAGAGGGCATCCTGAGAGTTTCTGGGTCCCAGACCAGAATTAAG AGCCTGGAACAGAAGCTGGAAAGGGACTTCTACAGTGGCCTGTTCCGCTGGGACGACGTCCACCAGAACGACGTGTCGGGGCTGCTGAAGAGATTCATCCGCGAgctgccggccccgctgctgACAGCAGAGTACCTGCCTGCCTTTGCTGCTGTTCAGA ATATTCCAGACCTGAAGCAAAGATTGCAAGCTCTAAACCTCCTGATCCTGATTCTGCCAGAGTCCAACAGAAACACTCTGAAG GCCCTTCTTGAGTTTCTCAGCAAGGTGGttgccagggaaaaaaacaacaaaatgaaTCTCTGGAACGTTTCCACAGTCATGGCCCCAAACCTCTTCATGCACAAGGGGCTGCCCAACAAGATCCCCGAGGGGAAGGAGAAGCAGCTGGCGGAGGGGGCGGCTGACGTGGTGCGGATGATGATCCATTACCAGGATCTGCTCTGGACA GTCTCCTCTTTTCTGGTGGCTCAGGTGAGAAAGCTGAATGAGAGCAACAGCAAAAGGTACCAGTTCTGTGACAGGCGGATTAAAAATCTGCTGCGGAAGATTCACACTGATAAAGACAAGGTGGAGAAGAACCAGGGAGAG CCTTCTAAGGTTGTGAAAGTCCACGCATCACTCCTCCTGAAGGACTCTCTGGAGGTGCACTTGAACAATGCCACCAGGGTTGCTGATGTCTTGAAGCAGTTTCAGAAGAACCTGGGCCAGAATGGCTGGAATATTGTCAACACTGTCAACCTCCTCAAGTG TAACAACTCCACAGAGTGCACAAACTTGCTCCTGTATGAAGTAGGAGGCAATATTG GTGAACATTGCCTGGACCCAGACACTTACCTCTTGGACTTGTACCACATCAACCCCCATGCTGAGTGGATAATTAAGCAAAACCCATCTTGCCCTCGGATGTTCTAA
- the ARHGAP40 gene encoding rho GTPase-activating protein 40 isoform X4 codes for MNQLPPKSAVASPVSESTNSRVEALDNLSMDSFWLEVENIKQSAEAEQEECSLADVKTQEEGEAEAEWLQDAGLSELLGDPAVDKDNLVLLSTLTRTQAAAVQRRLDTYSRSRRRRNKPPVRDVRDVFAVGSSQDTAAEKEESSPDPLWHNLRTSNTQRTETQDYSCTVRNPGKEEVFNMDVAYSEQAAVLLKGSFLSESRKLKDGNALTRFKIPKGRLGVTRIGDLSAQDMKKIPTLALIELTALCDILGFELKRNKAAKLKTTEKRLFGVPLNTLLENDQKLLPNTKVPLLLQALLSCLEKRGLETEGILRVSGSQTRIKSLEQKLERDFYSGLFRWDDVHQNDVSGLLKRFIRELPAPLLTAEYLPAFAAVQNIPDLKQRLQALNLLILILPESNRNTLKALLEFLSKVVAREKNNKMNLWNVSTVMAPNLFMHKGLPNKIPEGKEKQLAEGAADVVRMMIHYQDLLWTVSSFLVAQVRKLNESNSKRYQFCDRRIKNLLRKIHTDKDKVEKNQGEPSKVVKVHASLLLKDSLEVHLNNATRVADVLKQFQKNLGQNGWNIVNTVNLLKCNNSTECTNLLLYEVGGNIGEHCLDPDTYLLDLYHINPHAEWIIKQNPSCPRMF; via the exons ATGAACCAGCTTCCTCCAAAGAGTGCTGTGGCATCCCCGGTGTCAGAGAGCACGAATTCCAGGGTAGAGGCTTTGGACAACTTGTCAATGGACAGTTTTTGGCTGGAAGTGGAGAACATTAAACAGAGCGCTGAAGCGGAGCAGGAGGAATGCAGCCTTGCAGATGTCAAAACACAGGAGG AGGGAGAAGCCGAGGCCGAGTGGCTGCAGGACGCGGGGCTGTCCGAGCTGCTCGGGGACCCTGCGGTGGACAAGGACAACCTGGTGCTGCTGTCCACGCTGACCAGGACGCAGGCGGCGGCCGTGCAGCGCCGGCTGGACACCTACTCCCGCTCGCGCCGCAGGAGGAACAAGCCCCCCGTGCGCGACGTGCGCGACGTCTTCGCCGTGGGCAGCTCCCAG gacacagcagcagagaaagaggAGTCCAGCCCAGATCCACTGTGGCACAATCTACGGACTTCAAACACCCAGAGAA CAGAAACCCAGGATTATTCCTGCACAGTTCGAAACCCTGGGAAGGAGGAGGTGTTCAACATGGATGTTGCATACTCAGAGCAAGCAGCTGTTCTGCTCAAGGGATCCTTCCTGTCTGAATCCAGGAAGTTAAAGGATGGAAATGCTCTAACA AGATTTAAGATCCCCAAGGGCAGACTAGGAGTGACCAGGATTGGAGATCTGTCAGCTCAGGACATGAAGAAGATCCCCACACTGGCCCTCATTGAGCTTACAGCTCTCTGTGATATCCTGGGCTTTGAGCTGAAGAgaaacaaagcagcaaaactgaaaacaacAG AGAAAAGACTCTTTGGAGTTCCACTCAACACCCTGTTGGAAAACGACCAAAAGCTGCTGCCCAACACCAAGGTCCCTCTGCTACTCCAGGCT CTGCTGtcctgcctggagaagagaggacTCGAAACAGAGGGCATCCTGAGAGTTTCTGGGTCCCAGACCAGAATTAAG AGCCTGGAACAGAAGCTGGAAAGGGACTTCTACAGTGGCCTGTTCCGCTGGGACGACGTCCACCAGAACGACGTGTCGGGGCTGCTGAAGAGATTCATCCGCGAgctgccggccccgctgctgACAGCAGAGTACCTGCCTGCCTTTGCTGCTGTTCAGA ATATTCCAGACCTGAAGCAAAGATTGCAAGCTCTAAACCTCCTGATCCTGATTCTGCCAGAGTCCAACAGAAACACTCTGAAG GCCCTTCTTGAGTTTCTCAGCAAGGTGGttgccagggaaaaaaacaacaaaatgaaTCTCTGGAACGTTTCCACAGTCATGGCCCCAAACCTCTTCATGCACAAGGGGCTGCCCAACAAGATCCCCGAGGGGAAGGAGAAGCAGCTGGCGGAGGGGGCGGCTGACGTGGTGCGGATGATGATCCATTACCAGGATCTGCTCTGGACA GTCTCCTCTTTTCTGGTGGCTCAGGTGAGAAAGCTGAATGAGAGCAACAGCAAAAGGTACCAGTTCTGTGACAGGCGGATTAAAAATCTGCTGCGGAAGATTCACACTGATAAAGACAAGGTGGAGAAGAACCAGGGAGAG CCTTCTAAGGTTGTGAAAGTCCACGCATCACTCCTCCTGAAGGACTCTCTGGAGGTGCACTTGAACAATGCCACCAGGGTTGCTGATGTCTTGAAGCAGTTTCAGAAGAACCTGGGCCAGAATGGCTGGAATATTGTCAACACTGTCAACCTCCTCAAGTG TAACAACTCCACAGAGTGCACAAACTTGCTCCTGTATGAAGTAGGAGGCAATATTG GTGAACATTGCCTGGACCCAGACACTTACCTCTTGGACTTGTACCACATCAACCCCCATGCTGAGTGGATAATTAAGCAAAACCCATCTTGCCCTCGGATGTTCTAA
- the ARHGAP40 gene encoding rho GTPase-activating protein 40 isoform X3, with the protein MDKCGSRMGSGGMARPRGVLAPVRAASCAQLLSSSRHCPWKMNQLPPKSAVASPVSESTNSRVEALDNLSMDSFWLEVENIKQSAEAEQEECSLADVKTQEEGEAEAEWLQDAGLSELLGDPAVDKDNLVLLSTLTRTQAAAVQRRLDTYSRSRRRRNKPPVRDVRDVFAVGSSQDTAAEKEESSPDPLWHNLRTSNTQRKTQDYSCTVRNPGKEEVFNMDVAYSEQAAVLLKGSFLSESRKLKDGNALTRFKIPKGRLGVTRIGDLSAQDMKKIPTLALIELTALCDILGFELKRNKAAKLKTTEKRLFGVPLNTLLENDQKLLPNTKVPLLLQALLSCLEKRGLETEGILRVSGSQTRIKSLEQKLERDFYSGLFRWDDVHQNDVSGLLKRFIRELPAPLLTAEYLPAFAAVQNIPDLKQRLQALNLLILILPESNRNTLKALLEFLSKVVAREKNNKMNLWNVSTVMAPNLFMHKGLPNKIPEGKEKQLAEGAADVVRMMIHYQDLLWTVSSFLVAQVRKLNESNSKRYQFCDRRIKNLLRKIHTDKDKVEKNQGEPSKVVKVHASLLLKDSLEVHLNNATRVADVLKQFQKNLGQNGWNIVNTVNLLKCNNSTECTNLLLYEVGGNIGEHCLDPDTYLLDLYHINPHAEWIIKQNPSCPRMF; encoded by the exons CAGCAGACATTGCCCTTGGAAAATGAACCAGCTTCCTCCAAAGAGTGCTGTGGCATCCCCGGTGTCAGAGAGCACGAATTCCAGGGTAGAGGCTTTGGACAACTTGTCAATGGACAGTTTTTGGCTGGAAGTGGAGAACATTAAACAGAGCGCTGAAGCGGAGCAGGAGGAATGCAGCCTTGCAGATGTCAAAACACAGGAGG AGGGAGAAGCCGAGGCCGAGTGGCTGCAGGACGCGGGGCTGTCCGAGCTGCTCGGGGACCCTGCGGTGGACAAGGACAACCTGGTGCTGCTGTCCACGCTGACCAGGACGCAGGCGGCGGCCGTGCAGCGCCGGCTGGACACCTACTCCCGCTCGCGCCGCAGGAGGAACAAGCCCCCCGTGCGCGACGTGCGCGACGTCTTCGCCGTGGGCAGCTCCCAG gacacagcagcagagaaagaggAGTCCAGCCCAGATCCACTGTGGCACAATCTACGGACTTCAAACACCCAGAGAA AAACCCAGGATTATTCCTGCACAGTTCGAAACCCTGGGAAGGAGGAGGTGTTCAACATGGATGTTGCATACTCAGAGCAAGCAGCTGTTCTGCTCAAGGGATCCTTCCTGTCTGAATCCAGGAAGTTAAAGGATGGAAATGCTCTAACA AGATTTAAGATCCCCAAGGGCAGACTAGGAGTGACCAGGATTGGAGATCTGTCAGCTCAGGACATGAAGAAGATCCCCACACTGGCCCTCATTGAGCTTACAGCTCTCTGTGATATCCTGGGCTTTGAGCTGAAGAgaaacaaagcagcaaaactgaaaacaacAG AGAAAAGACTCTTTGGAGTTCCACTCAACACCCTGTTGGAAAACGACCAAAAGCTGCTGCCCAACACCAAGGTCCCTCTGCTACTCCAGGCT CTGCTGtcctgcctggagaagagaggacTCGAAACAGAGGGCATCCTGAGAGTTTCTGGGTCCCAGACCAGAATTAAG AGCCTGGAACAGAAGCTGGAAAGGGACTTCTACAGTGGCCTGTTCCGCTGGGACGACGTCCACCAGAACGACGTGTCGGGGCTGCTGAAGAGATTCATCCGCGAgctgccggccccgctgctgACAGCAGAGTACCTGCCTGCCTTTGCTGCTGTTCAGA ATATTCCAGACCTGAAGCAAAGATTGCAAGCTCTAAACCTCCTGATCCTGATTCTGCCAGAGTCCAACAGAAACACTCTGAAG GCCCTTCTTGAGTTTCTCAGCAAGGTGGttgccagggaaaaaaacaacaaaatgaaTCTCTGGAACGTTTCCACAGTCATGGCCCCAAACCTCTTCATGCACAAGGGGCTGCCCAACAAGATCCCCGAGGGGAAGGAGAAGCAGCTGGCGGAGGGGGCGGCTGACGTGGTGCGGATGATGATCCATTACCAGGATCTGCTCTGGACA GTCTCCTCTTTTCTGGTGGCTCAGGTGAGAAAGCTGAATGAGAGCAACAGCAAAAGGTACCAGTTCTGTGACAGGCGGATTAAAAATCTGCTGCGGAAGATTCACACTGATAAAGACAAGGTGGAGAAGAACCAGGGAGAG CCTTCTAAGGTTGTGAAAGTCCACGCATCACTCCTCCTGAAGGACTCTCTGGAGGTGCACTTGAACAATGCCACCAGGGTTGCTGATGTCTTGAAGCAGTTTCAGAAGAACCTGGGCCAGAATGGCTGGAATATTGTCAACACTGTCAACCTCCTCAAGTG TAACAACTCCACAGAGTGCACAAACTTGCTCCTGTATGAAGTAGGAGGCAATATTG GTGAACATTGCCTGGACCCAGACACTTACCTCTTGGACTTGTACCACATCAACCCCCATGCTGAGTGGATAATTAAGCAAAACCCATCTTGCCCTCGGATGTTCTAA